Proteins encoded within one genomic window of Megalopta genalis isolate 19385.01 chromosome 10, iyMegGena1_principal, whole genome shotgun sequence:
- the ogre gene encoding optic ganglion reduced has product MYKLLGDLGQYLKWQEITTDSMVFRLHNHFTAVLLFTCSMVITATQYVGNPINCIVQGLPTHPINTYCWITSTFTMPDAFNRQVGLEVAHPGVANDFGDVDARKYYTYYQWVCFVLFFQAVMCYVPQWLWNMWEGGLINALVMGMNHGLDQDENIQKKKSVLTDYLMTHIKSHNMYAYRYFACEALCLVNIFLQMYLMNRFFDGEFLSYGLRVLQFSEAPQEERVDPMVYVFPRVTKCIFHKYGPTGTIQKHDSLCILPLNIVNEKTYIFIWFWFTILSVMLLGLMVYRAAIVFAPAVRPRLLHLSTRLLSIETCNSISRKIELGDWWILYVLSSNIDSLIYRDFLQELTKKMSDVQSVSA; this is encoded by the exons ATGTACAAGCTACTAGGGGATCTCGGACAGTACCTGAAATGGCAGGAGATCACGACCGATTCGATGGTGTTTCGGTTGCACAACCATTTCACCGCGGTGCTGCTTTTCACGTGTTCGATGGTGATCACCGCCACCCAATACGTTGGTAATCCGATCAACTGTATCGTTCAGGGCTTGCCCACGCACCCTATCAACACTTACTGCTGGATCACGTCCACGTTCACCATGCCGGACGCGTTCAATCGACAG GTTGGCCTGGAGGTGGCGCATCCAGGGGTGGCGAACGATTTCGGCGACGTCGACGCCAGGAAATACTACACGTACTACCAATGGGTGTGCTTCGTGTTGTTCTTCCAG GCGGTGATGTGCTACGTGCCGCAATGGCTGTGGAACATGTGGGAGGGCGGTTTGATCAACGCGTTGGTCATGGGCATGAATCACGGCCTCGATCAAGACGAGAACATACAGAAGAAAAAGTCCGTGTTGACGGACTATCTGATGACTCACATAAAG AGCCACAACATGTACGCGTACCGGTACTTCGCCTGCGAGGCCCTCTGCCTGGTGAACATCTTCCTGCAGATGTACCTGATGAACCGGTTCTTCGACGGCGAGTTCCTCAGCTACGGGCTACGGGTGTTGCAGTTCTCCGAGGCTCCGCAGGAGGAACGCGTCGACCCCATGGTCTACGTGTTCCCACGGGTGACCAAGTGTATCTTCCACAAGTACGGTCCCACGGGAACGATACAGAAGCACGACTCCCTCTGCATTCTACCGCTGAACATCGTCAACGAGAAGACCTACATCTTCATCTGGTTCTGGTTCACGATCCTCTCGGTGATGCTGCTGGGTCTGATGGTGTACAGAGCGGCGATCGTGTTCGCGCCGGCCGTCAGACCTCGTCTGCTCCATCTGTCCACGAGACTCTTGTCGATCGAGACCTGCAACAGCATCAGCAGGAAGATCGAGCTCGGCGATTGGTGGATTCTCTACGTCCTTTCCTCGAACATCGATTCGCTGATCTACAGGGACTTCCTGCAGGAACTGACCAAGAAGATGAGCGACGTCCAGTCGGTCTCCGCTTGA
- the LOC117222739 gene encoding LOW QUALITY PROTEIN: innexin shaking-B (The sequence of the model RefSeq protein was modified relative to this genomic sequence to represent the inferred CDS: inserted 2 bases in 1 codon), with amino-acid sequence MDITPIAVSRVSGAKDDGIAIRLHAAATSVLILTFSIIISSEQIVGNPIECVHTRDIPVEAFNAYRWIHSAYFVTGATLGIVGANVAAPGVAPSFGNXHRRENDPAVPRKTTRSLKYYQWVVFVSALQESEKREVS; translated from the exons ATGGATATTACGC CGATCGCGGTCTCTCGGGTGTCCGGGGCGAAAGACGACGGCATCGCCATCAGGCTGCACGCGGCGGCGACGTCGGTCTTGATATTAACGTTTTCCATAATTATCAGCAGCGAGCAGATCGTGGGAAATCCGATAGAATGCGTCCACACGAG AGATATCCCCGTCGAGGCTTTCAACGCTTACCGTTGGATACACAGCGCTTATTTCGTGACCGGAGCGACGTTGGGGATCGTCGGAGCCAACGTTGCAGCACCCGGTGTCGCGCCGTCCTTTGGAAA CCATCGTCGAGAAAACGATCCCGCCGTTCCGCGGAAGACCACCAGGAGCCTCAAGTACTACCAGTGGGTCGTCTTCGTCTCGGCGTTGCAA GAGTCGGAGAAACGGGAAGTGAGCTGA